In Dehalococcoidia bacterium, the DNA window CACGCCAGGCCAAAGAACATCGGCCACAACGAACGCTTGCGCGCCCAGCCCAGGACGGTATCGGCTCTGGACAGCAGGATATTGCCGTGATCGACTCCCGAGAGCCACGCATCAGGATCAGGAATCGGATCCTTGGAACAAGCGATAAGGTCATTAATGGCCAATCCCTCGGCCAGGTCGATGTCCTCACTCGAATAGGGAAGTATCAGACGATCGGTATCGGACATGCTATTTCCACTCCAGCGCTTTCTTTCTCCAGGCATATAGGAATCCGATCAGCAAAATTGAGATAAAAATGATCACCCCCACAAGTCCGTAAACCTTGGCTGAACGGCTCAGTGCCAGGAAATGCGCCGCCCAGGGAAATAAGAACAAAGCCATGATATCCAGGACAACAAATAGAATGGCGAAAGTATAATAGTGGAAGTTGAACTGCGTCCAGGCATCGCCCAGCGGTTTCATGCCGCACTCATAGGTCTCTTGCTTTGTGTGACTGGGGTGTTGCGGAATAACGCCGCAGTGTCTGAGAACAAGAGGAAGCGCGATAAGCAAAAACGGAAATATCAACGCCAGGACCACGAACAGACCCAGAGTGCCAAGGTTATCCGTCATGATGATCTTCCTTTGATCTATTCGAATTCCCGCATCGAATGATGCCGCCCTGAAGTTCTGGTGCGCATGGCAGACGTAACTTCCCTGACCCCCGGGGTTTCACGAACCACCCGGATAATTCTCTCTGCTTCTGCTGCCGAATCCGGTTTCCCCTCGATAGTGACCATATCCCCATCGGCCTTGATCTCCACTTCAATATCTTCGATCCCTTTGTTGGCCGCAATCCGGGCTCTGATTTCGGAGGAGAGGGCCAAGTTACTCATCATTTTCTGGGATTCAGGCGTTGTGTGAAATCTTTCCCTGGCGGCTGTAACCACCAGATCACTTGCCGTGGTCACTCCAATCCGCTCCAGATTAATCACCAGATCGTATAACGAGGGGTCCTGCCAATCAATGCCGTAGAGCGATTTCGCCCACTGACCCCTATCTTCATCCACCTTTTTGATGAACTTGAGCGCCTTCTCCCTGTCGCAAGAATATTGATCCACGGCTGCTTTGATGCGGAACTCCATGTCTGCGATCACCCTTACCCGGAGGACATGAGGGATTTCCCCGATCAACATGTTACCCCCTTGTCCGTGATAGACGACATTATCTTTCTTGACCTCTTTGCACAGGGCGGCGCGCATGTAAGCGATATACTGGATTCTTTTCAGGCTCACCCGTTGGAAAAGGCCTGGTTTGCTCTCGCCGGCGGCGGCCAACTCCTCCTTTCCGATCCCGAACTCGCTGGCGGCCGTTGCCAGCAACTCCTCTCTGGAGAAACTCCGATAGCCGAGTTGATCGGCAACGCGTTTTGCCAGCTCTTTCCCGCCACCGGATGTTCCCCTGGATATGGTGATGATGGTCACGCTGTCCTCCTATGGTAAGGGATGTCCCCCGTTGTTAGCACCATTAATTGTCTGACAGGTCTTTGGGGCTACTATTGTACCGGAACAAGCGCTGCTTCTCCAACAAGTATTGTTGGATCATGTTATTGAATGTTCTTCCGGATTCTCACTCCTGTCCTCATTATCAGCATCAG includes these proteins:
- a CDS encoding cytidylate kinase family protein, encoding MTIITISRGTSGGGKELAKRVADQLGYRSFSREELLATAASEFGIGKEELAAAGESKPGLFQRVSLKRIQYIAYMRAALCKEVKKDNVVYHGQGGNMLIGEIPHVLRVRVIADMEFRIKAAVDQYSCDREKALKFIKKVDEDRGQWAKSLYGIDWQDPSLYDLVINLERIGVTTASDLVVTAARERFHTTPESQKMMSNLALSSEIRARIAANKGIEDIEVEIKADGDMVTIEGKPDSAAEAERIIRVVRETPGVREVTSAMRTRTSGRHHSMREFE
- a CDS encoding NADH-quinone oxidoreductase subunit A — protein: MTDNLGTLGLFVVLALIFPFLLIALPLVLRHCGVIPQHPSHTKQETYECGMKPLGDAWTQFNFHYYTFAILFVVLDIMALFLFPWAAHFLALSRSAKVYGLVGVIIFISILLIGFLYAWRKKALEWK